A part of Blastocatellia bacterium genomic DNA contains:
- a CDS encoding TldD/PmbA family protein: protein MGISRREFLRYCGVTTVALTSFREWPLGPVAEISARTLSVTDWKELADIALERARRLGASYADIRLIRSRRETVAIGPGGGGLGAFFAPEEGDRRGARVTRSESLGFGVRVLYRGTWGFSASPLITPDEIRRIAEEAVAIARANAAINTTRVRLAPVKAYRDTWQTPIVKNPFDVSLEEKIGLLVRVDETGRKVRGVARVSASLAFVHDHKRFASTEGSYIEQHIYQTLPNLTVTAMRREVGPRPEIATRNAFIPPQSIGYEYVEQLKWGDIVEQIAHEAVEMLSAKEVSPGRYTLLIAPSNLYLTIHETIGHSTELDRVLGYEANFAGTSFLTLDKLGKYRVGSKIVNFVADRTTPGGLATVGYDDDGVPAQRWHLIREGILVGYQTTRELAHVVRENFSRGCSYADSWSSMPIPRMPNVWLEPGKEKLSPEDLIADTKEGILIEGRGSYSIDQQRLNFQFGGNAFWEIKNGKKVGMLRNVVYQSYTPEFWNSCDAICSQEYWVNQGTPGDGKGEPQQTNSVSHGCAMARFRNITVFNSGSV, encoded by the coding sequence ATGGGAATTTCGCGACGGGAATTTTTGCGGTATTGCGGGGTGACGACGGTCGCGCTGACTTCATTCAGGGAATGGCCGCTCGGTCCGGTGGCCGAGATCTCAGCGCGAACGCTTTCGGTGACGGATTGGAAGGAACTGGCGGACATCGCCTTGGAGCGGGCGCGGCGACTGGGAGCCAGCTACGCCGATATTCGCCTCATTCGCTCGCGGCGGGAGACGGTCGCGATAGGGCCAGGAGGCGGTGGGCTCGGCGCCTTCTTCGCTCCGGAGGAAGGCGATCGGCGCGGGGCGCGGGTCACTCGCTCAGAGAGCCTGGGCTTCGGCGTGCGCGTCCTCTACCGTGGGACGTGGGGATTTTCAGCGAGTCCCCTGATCACACCCGACGAGATCCGGCGCATCGCGGAGGAAGCGGTCGCCATCGCGCGCGCCAATGCCGCGATCAACACGACGCGCGTGCGTTTGGCGCCTGTGAAGGCGTACCGCGACACTTGGCAGACGCCGATCGTGAAGAACCCCTTCGACGTGAGTTTGGAGGAGAAGATCGGTCTCCTCGTCAGGGTGGACGAGACCGGACGAAAGGTCAGGGGGGTCGCGCGCGTCTCGGCCTCGCTCGCTTTCGTGCATGATCACAAGCGCTTCGCGTCAACCGAGGGCTCCTATATCGAACAGCACATCTACCAAACGTTGCCCAATCTCACAGTCACGGCCATGCGCCGCGAAGTGGGCCCGCGCCCGGAAATCGCCACGCGCAACGCCTTCATCCCCCCGCAGAGCATCGGGTACGAATACGTCGAGCAGTTGAAGTGGGGGGACATCGTCGAGCAAATCGCCCATGAGGCCGTCGAGATGCTCTCGGCCAAGGAGGTGTCGCCTGGACGCTACACGTTGCTCATCGCGCCGTCGAATCTCTATCTCACCATCCACGAGACGATCGGGCATTCGACGGAATTGGATCGCGTCCTCGGCTACGAGGCGAATTTCGCGGGGACGAGCTTCCTCACGCTGGACAAGCTCGGGAAGTATCGCGTCGGATCGAAGATCGTCAATTTCGTCGCCGATCGCACGACGCCCGGCGGATTGGCGACCGTTGGTTATGACGACGACGGCGTGCCCGCGCAGCGGTGGCATCTGATCCGAGAGGGCATCCTCGTCGGCTATCAGACGACGCGCGAGTTGGCGCACGTCGTTCGGGAGAATTTCTCGCGCGGATGCAGCTATGCCGATAGTTGGAGCTCCATGCCGATCCCGCGCATGCCCAACGTTTGGCTCGAGCCGGGGAAGGAGAAGCTCAGTCCTGAAGATTTGATCGCGGACACGAAAGAGGGCATCCTGATCGAAGGGCGCGGGAGCTACTCGATTGATCAACAGCGGCTCAATTTCCAATTCGGCGGCAACGCCTTCTGGGAGATCAAAAACGGCAAGAAAGTCGGCATGCTCCGCAACGTCGTCTATCAATCCTATACGCCCGAATTCTGGAACTCCTGCGACGCGATCTGCAGCCAAGAGTATTGGGTCAATCAAGGCACGCCTGGGGATGGCAAGGGCGAGCCGCAGCAGACCAATAGCGTCAGCCATGGTTGCGCCATGGCGCGCTTCCGCAACATCACCGTCTTCAATTCAGGGAGTGTGTGA